From the genome of Heliomicrobium undosum:
TTGCCATCACCGGATCCCATTGCACCATCGCCGATGTGCTTCCCGTTGTAACCCGGCTGGTGGCTGAAGGGGCCGTTGTGACGCCGATTTTTTCCGAAACAGTGACACAGACGGACACCCGCTTTGGGCCATCATCCAAATGGAAGGAAGAGATGGAGCGCATCACAGGACAGAAGGTGCGCGGCACCATCGTCGAAGCGGAGCCGATCGGACCGCAAAAGTTGCTGGACATCATCGTCATCGCGCCATGCACCGGCAACACCCTGGCCAAACTGGCCAATGGGATTACCGATACGGTCGTGCTCATGGCGGCCAAGGCGCAGTTGCGCAACCTATGTCCCGTGCTGTTGGCCATATCGACCAATGACGGCCTCAGCAACAACCTAAAAAACATCGGCATGCTGATGAATATGAAAA
Proteins encoded in this window:
- a CDS encoding dipicolinate synthase subunit B — encoded protein: MPLQGVRIGFAITGSHCTIADVLPVVTRLVAEGAVVTPIFSETVTQTDTRFGPSSKWKEEMERITGQKVRGTIVEAEPIGPQKLLDIIVIAPCTGNTLAKLANGITDTVVLMAAKAQLRNLCPVLLAISTNDGLSNNLKNIGMLMNMKNVYMVPFGQDNPMTKANSLVARMELIPEAIEAALQQRQIQPVLLANPS